DNA sequence from the Alkalilimnicola ehrlichii MLHE-1 genome:
TCGGGATGCGACCGGATCCCACCGGCGCGATGTGGATGCTCATGCCCTTTACAGCGGCCCGTTTGGCGAGGGGTCGACCTTTCTGGTCGGGGGGCACCATCAACAGGACGAGGGCACCGACCAAACCGCCGCCACGACTCGCAAAGATACCGCCATGGGCCATTGGCAGACGGACCTGAACGACCACTGGTCCGCAACCCTACACGGCTACTTCGCCCGTGCCCGGCGCGATCATCACGGCCCGGAGGCCCGTCATGATCGCGCCTACGACGATGCCAGCCTGACCGCCGGATTGGACTATGAGCAGGGGCGACACAGTTTATCCATGGGTGGGTACCACTTCGACCAGGACTTCGAGACCGGCTACCCGGGTTTCGCGCACGGCTTTCGCGACGGGCGCGTGGGCTATCGTGAGGCCGATGTCCGCTATACCTACTTCGGCGAACGACACTGGCTGACCATGGGGGCCCAGCATCAGCGCCAAACCCTCGACTACCGCTTCCGGAACTACGCCGACGGCGCACTGGAAGACACCGTGCACGTGGACGAGCGTATCGACGTCAACAGCGTCTATGTACAGGACGAGATCTGGCTACTCGGGCAGCGCCTGATTCTGGTCCCCGGAGCCCGCTACGAGGATCACGACACCTTCGGCAGCGAACTCAACCCCAAGCTGGCCGCGCGCTTGCAAACCGGGGACACAACCTGGCGGGCCTCTATCGGTCGCGCATTCAAGTCACCCACACTGCGCCAGCTCTATTATCAGGGGCTATACCGGCACGGCGACTACTACCTGGCCTCCAACCCCGATCTGTCACCGGAGCGGGCGATCAGCGCCAATCTGAGCGTGGAGCGCACGTGGCCGGGCAGCCGGGTCTGGACCGCCCTGGGGGTCTACCGTACCGAGTTGAAAGACCGGGTCACCCGGGCAGATACCGGCGAGACAACAAGCCAGGGCGACCCCATTCAGTCCTACATCAATATCGACCGCTCTCGCATCGAGGGCATCGAAGCGGAAATGCGCGTCGGCGACAGGACCGGCTGGAGCATGGACGCCGCACTGGGCCTGACCCACGCCCGTGATCGGCGCAGCGGCGACTGGCTGCCTTATGTGCCGCGACACACCGCAAGCCTTACCCCGCGTTATGTCACCGCTTCGGGGCAGACGGGTATACAGGGGCGGATTAACGCCTACGGCAGACAATACCGCGATGCGGCCAATACCCGACGTATCAGCGCCCACCAAGTGGTCGATCTGGGGCTTTGGCATGACCTGACGCCGGCCAGCACCCTGCGGCTGGACATCAACAACGTGTTCAATTCCGATCGCGGCGAGTCGGCCTTCGCCTTCCGCCAGGGCCGCCGCCTAGGTGCCCGTATTGACGTAGAGTTCTGACACCGGCCGCTGCCAGGAGAGACCCATGACCCAAGAACAACCGTTACCCCCACAAAGCGGTCGCCACCCCTTGCCTATCCGGGGCGTGATGGTATCTGCATTGCTCACAGCGCTGACCCTGCCGGCATTGGTCCAGGCGCATTACCCCTGGGCCGACCCAACAACCCACACCCCGCCCGGCGGGCAGCCACTCGCGCTGGAGGTGGGCTGGGGACACACCTTTCCAGAGGACAGCCGCCTTTCCGGGACACGCCTACAAGACTTGGTGCTGTGGACGCCGGAAGCAGGACAGAGAGCGATACCCATCGACCCCGGCGAACAGTTCCAGACACCGCCGCTGGGTCCGTCCGGCACCGGCCTGATCGGCATCTGGCAGACCCCGGGCTACTACAGCCGCACGCCGCAGGGCGGGCAACGGGCCAGCCGGAAGGAACACCCCGATGCCCTCTCCTGCAGTCGGTCGGTCAACAGCGCCAAGGCCCTGCTGGGCAGCCCACCGGCGGAGGCTTTGATCGCCGTGCGGCTGGACATGCCGCTGGAGATCATCCCCCTGCAGACACCGGAGGCCATTGCCGAAACCGGTGCACTGAAAGTGCGCGTGCTCTGGCAGGGCGAGCCCTACACCGGCCCAGTCGCTGCCATCCACGCCGAAACCCGGGGCGATGTCACCGACACCCCGGACGCCATCGCCGATAGCGACGGTGACGGGTACGCCAAACTCACCCTGGACCGCCCCGGACGCTGGCTGCTGCACGTGCACGCCAGCACCCCTTACCCGACCCCCAACACCTGTGATGTCATTCAGTACAATGCCACGCTCACCCTGGAGGTCCCATGATCCGTGCCGGTCTGCTCCTGCTCCTGGCCCTATGGCTACCGGTACCAGCGGCGGCCCATGCCCTGCTCAATGAGCCGGGACCGGAGGGGGCCATCACCGTGCTGTTTCACTTCCCCGGCAGTGAGCGCCCCTGGTTCGAACATTATGACGTCCACGGGCCTGGCGACGACCACCCCTTCCAGACCGGTCGCGTCAACGCCCTGGGCGAAGTGAGCTTCCGGCCGGACCGCCCTGGAGAATGGCAGGTCCAGGTGACGACCGAGGATGGCCACGCCAGCACAGCGCACATTCAGGTGGACCCGGAGGGGGTGGTAACCCACCAGGCAGGCACCGGCAGCGGTCCTATCAACCGGATCGTGGTCGCTCTGGGTTATCTACTCGGACTGTTCGGACTGCTCAACCTCTGGCAACAACAGAAGCACCGGCGATCCGGAGGCGGTCATGCACATTCCTGACGGCTTACTCGCCCCCCAAACCTACCTGCCCGCCTTTGCATTGGCCGCCCCCCTTTGGCTGCATGCCACCCGGAAGCTGCGGGGGACGCTCGACGAGACCCTGTTGCCCCGACTGGCGGTATTCACGGCCCTCGCCTTCCTCCTCTCCAGCCTCATGGTGCCCCTGCCTGGCGGAACCTCCACCCACGCCGTGGGTGTGGCCCTAATGGCATTAGTCCTCGGCCCCTGGACTGCCTTTCTGGCCTACACCCTGGTGCTGGTGGTCCAGGCCCTGCTGGTGGGTGCTGGCGGTATCACCGCCCTGGCTGCCAACGCGCTGCTCATGGGGTTCGTCGGGGCCTGGACCGCTGTGATACTGCATCGCTGGCTGCACCCTCTCCACGGAGACGCTGCCACCGGCGTCGCCGTCTGGGTCTCGGTGGTGCTCTCGGCAACCCTGATGGCCACACTCCTCGGCGTCCAGCCGTTGATTGCCCAGGACGAGACGGGCAGCCCGCTGTATTTTCCCTTCGGGTTAACGGTGACGCTACCAGCGGTGGTCCTCCCACACATGCTGCTGGCCATTGGCGAGGCGGTATTGACCCTTCTCATTCTTCGTCATGCCCGGCACCGCGGCTGGATGGAGGCCCGCGCACTATGACTATGACCGCCACCTGGGGACTGTTCGCGTACCTTGCAGCAGTGGTCGCCGGAACCCTTCTCCACGCGCCGACCTCGCTGGCCAGCGCCCTGGTGGTCACGCTGGTGCTGTCCGGGCCGGGCCGTCTCGCGCTGCTACGCCGTGCGCTCGGCATGGTGGCGGCCCCGGCGCTGGTGATCAGCGTCGGTTACGGTGTGATGACCCTAATCAGTGGCGCACCGGACTGGGTCTACCTGCTGCGGATCAACCTTCGCCTGACCCTGCTGACCGTGCTCACCGCCTGGATGCTACGGGATCTGGACTTGGCGGCGGCGCTGGCCCCATGGCCAGGCGCCCGCCGTTGGCTGGGCCTCGTGCGCATCCAGCTCGCGCTGTTCCGCCGTCTCGGCCAAGAGGTCCGACTGGCACAACGCAGCCGACAACGGGCCAAGCCTCCCTTGCGCGAACGGTACCGGACCGGGGCCGCGCTTGGCCTGGCCGCGCTTGACAAGGCCATGCATAACAGCGAGGCCCTGACCCAGGGCATGCGCTCGCGGGGCGTCTTCAATGAGCGCTGACCATCACCCAGGCACCGACCCGACGAGCCAGACGCTCTACGC
Encoded proteins:
- a CDS encoding energy-coupling factor ABC transporter permease → MHIPDGLLAPQTYLPAFALAAPLWLHATRKLRGTLDETLLPRLAVFTALAFLLSSLMVPLPGGTSTHAVGVALMALVLGPWTAFLAYTLVLVVQALLVGAGGITALAANALLMGFVGAWTAVILHRWLHPLHGDAATGVAVWVSVVLSATLMATLLGVQPLIAQDETGSPLYFPFGLTVTLPAVVLPHMLLAIGEAVLTLLILRHARHRGWMEARAL
- a CDS encoding TonB-dependent receptor plug domain-containing protein, whose product is MSGQLLRAYKWAEGWANPSDHWPAITGLLGAVLLASTPASASTAELDSVVVTATRSPHPLSEVPVETRLLDREAIDRSQARNLPQLLGTLPGVSASNLDDTLGADNLRLTLRGLQLNEGYGLILVDGRRIHGGLGAHGDYGVSLNQIPLSMIDRVEVVRGAGSALYGADAMAGVINIITRRPEREPTGRAGLGAGFYETLDRDDRDATGSHRRDVDAHALYSGPFGEGSTFLVGGHHQQDEGTDQTAATTRKDTAMGHWQTDLNDHWSATLHGYFARARRDHHGPEARHDRAYDDASLTAGLDYEQGRHSLSMGGYHFDQDFETGYPGFAHGFRDGRVGYREADVRYTYFGERHWLTMGAQHQRQTLDYRFRNYADGALEDTVHVDERIDVNSVYVQDEIWLLGQRLILVPGARYEDHDTFGSELNPKLAARLQTGDTTWRASIGRAFKSPTLRQLYYQGLYRHGDYYLASNPDLSPERAISANLSVERTWPGSRVWTALGVYRTELKDRVTRADTGETTSQGDPIQSYINIDRSRIEGIEAEMRVGDRTGWSMDAALGLTHARDRRSGDWLPYVPRHTASLTPRYVTASGQTGIQGRINAYGRQYRDAANTRRISAHQVVDLGLWHDLTPASTLRLDINNVFNSDRGESAFAFRQGRRLGARIDVEF
- a CDS encoding DUF4198 domain-containing protein, giving the protein MTQEQPLPPQSGRHPLPIRGVMVSALLTALTLPALVQAHYPWADPTTHTPPGGQPLALEVGWGHTFPEDSRLSGTRLQDLVLWTPEAGQRAIPIDPGEQFQTPPLGPSGTGLIGIWQTPGYYSRTPQGGQRASRKEHPDALSCSRSVNSAKALLGSPPAEALIAVRLDMPLEIIPLQTPEAIAETGALKVRVLWQGEPYTGPVAAIHAETRGDVTDTPDAIADSDGDGYAKLTLDRPGRWLLHVHASTPYPTPNTCDVIQYNATLTLEVP